A genomic region of Raphanus sativus cultivar WK10039 chromosome 6, ASM80110v3, whole genome shotgun sequence contains the following coding sequences:
- the LOC108808126 gene encoding uncharacterized protein LOC108808126 — protein MNEALTKAPSDDEIQSAMFDINPEKAPGPDGMTSLFFQKYWGITADVVRETVKEFFRSGTLDPRLNQTNICLIPKTERPIEMAEFRPISLCNVSYKVISKLLSKRLKKCLPKIISETQSAFVAKRLITDNIPVAHEVFHALRTNPGCRSKFVAIKTDMSKAFDRVEWSFLEALLLKLGFSPQWVSWIKLCISSVSYQVLLNGEPKGSITPSRGIRQGDPLSPFLFILLTEALISQLQGAEREGRITGLKIARNSPPVSHLLFADDSLFFCKVDTHQCSELLRIIHTYGLSSGQQINVAKSSILFGSKVPQDIKAAIKQSLGISKEGGMGVYLGLPEKICGSKKQAFAFIQERLLNRINSWSGKLLSKGGKEILIKSVAQALPTYVMSCFLLPMEIIRKLTSAISRFWWSTKQNNKGLHWIAWKDICIPQDKGGLGFRDFRNFNLALLAKQLWRLVQYPDSLLARVLKGRYYRLSNPLDVKKASSPSYVWRSLMAAQPLLNAGLRRSVGSGNGTLVWSDRWIPDTTPRPALPRGPSFDPHLRVCDLIDPANFEWNLLKLRDLLAPEDIPLVLSLRLRRSSRPDSFVWAPTKSGAYTVQSGYTLAMAMDSSLATVPVTEPSTTALKAKAWSVKTSRKIKHFIWQALSDCVPVCSRLSDRHCSKERNCPRCGADNETINHLLFECPPSVQTWALAHLPHSPGIFPSSSIFSNLNHLLWLAKDLGIPTSILENVPWILWYIWKARNDKLFNGKDTSPLDTVQVAISEAGNWKLAQILHSNEEEVTPPLPHAQSPGPRCSIDASWHKDDALFGGGMVLLNEEGDTITGSFSSNRGLTPLHAELQTLLWTMKSSLQMDQLDMTFETDCQQMVKIITDEKEDDWPALLVELEEFHHLRSMFNFCYLRFIPRSCNIRADALAKDARTRGKIFSHVNPRIPNRMAQTNQSEIP, from the coding sequence ATGAACGAAGCACTTACAAAAGCTCCATCTGATGATGAGATTCAAAGTGCTATGTTTGATATAAATCCGGAAAAGGCTCCTGGACCAGACGGTATGACGAGTCTCTTTTTCCAGAAATACTGGGGCATCACTGCCGATGTGGTGCGTGAGACCGTGAAAGAATTCTTCAGGAGTGGAACACTGGACCCCCGCCTAAACCAGACAAACATTTGCCTCATCCCCAAGACTGAGAGACCAATCGAAATGGCAGAGTTCAGACCCATAAGTCTGTGCAACGTCTCTTACAAAGTCATCTCCAAACTCCTGAGTAAGCGGTTAAAGAAGTGCCTCCCGAAAATTATCTCGGAGACCCAATCGGCCTTTGTAGCCAAGCGTCTAATCACAGACAACATCCCTGTTGCTCATGAAGTTTTCCATGCCCTGCGGACAAACCCTGGATGCCGATCAAAGTTCGTTGCAATTAAAACGGATATGAGCAAAGCTTTCGACAGAGTTGAATGGTCCTTCCTTGAAGCGCTTTTACTAAAACTTGGATTCTCTCCGCAGTGGGTCTCATGGATCAAACTATGCATCTCATCAGTGTCTTATCAAGTACTACTCAATGGGGAACCAAAAGGAAGCATTACACCATCTCGAGGCATTCGACAGGGCGATCCTCTATCGCCTTTTCTCTTCATTCTCCTTACGGAAGCTCTTATCTCCCAACTCCAAGGAGCGGAACGGGAAGGAAGAATCACTGGCCTCAAAATTGCCAGAAATAGCCCACCCGTCTCCCACCTTCTCTTTGCCGACGACAGCCTCTTTTTCTGCAAAGTCGATACGCATCAATGCTCGGAACTCCTCCGTATCATCCATACATACGGCCTATCTTCGGGACAGCAGATAAATGTCGCCAAATCCTCCATTCTCTTCGGTAGTAAGGTTCCACAAGACATCAAAGCAGCTATTAAACAGTCCCTCGGGATCTCAAAAGAAGGTGGAATGGGGGTCTATCTCGGACTACCAGAGAAAATATGTGGAAGCAAAAAGCAGGCTTTTGCTTTCATCCAAGAACGGCTTCTTAACCGTATCAACTCCTGGTCGGGGAAACTACTATCCAAAGGAGGGAAGGAAATCCTGATCAAGTCCGTAGCCCAAGCTCTTCCCACCTATGTCATGTCATGCTTTCTCTTACCTATGGAGATCATTCGGAAGCTTACCAGTGCAATTTCCCGATTCTGGTGGAGCACAAAGCAAAATAACAAGGGCTTACACTGGATTGCTTGGAAAGATATTTGTATTCCCCAAGATAAGGGTGGACTCGGCTTCCGAGATTTTAGAAACTTTAATCTCGCCTTACTAGCGAAGCAACTATGGAGGTTAGTCCAATACCCCGACTCACTCCTCGCACGAGTCCTAAAAGGAAGATACTACCGCCTTTCGAACCCACTAGACGTCAAAAAGGCGAGCTCCCCATCATACGTTTGGCGAAGCTTGATGGCCGCTCAACCTCTCTTGAACGCCGGCCTGAGACGCTCGGTAGGCTCGGGGAACGGCACCCTGGTTTGGTCGGACCGATGGATCCCGGATACCACGCCACGACCAGCTCTCCCCCGCGGCCCTTCCTTCGATCCACATCTCCGGGTATGCGATCTTATCGACCCCGCGAACTTTGAATGGAACCTCCTAAAGCTCCGGGACTTATTAGCTCCCGAGGATATCCCCCTGGTTCTGAGCCTGCGATTACGCCGCTCCAGTCGTCCGGACAGCTTTGTTTGGGCACCCACCAAGTCAGGAGCCTATACAGTCCAGTCGGGATATACTCTTGCTATGGCAATGGACTCATCTCTCGCCACAGTCCCCGTTACCGAGCCTAGTACTACGGCCCTAAAAGCCAAAGCTTGGTCTGTCAAAACGTCAAGAAAGATCAAACACTTTATCTGGCAGGCACTCTCAGACTGTGTTCCAGTCTGCAGCCGACTTTCAGACCGTCACTGTAGCAAAGAGAGGAATTGTCCCCGCTGTGGAGCCGACAACGAGACCATAAATCACCTACTCTTCGAATGCCCACCATCGGTACAGACATGGGCTCTGGCTCACCTCCCCCACTCTCCGGGTATCTTCCCGAGCTCGTCAATCTTCAGCAACCTAAACCACCTCCTCTGGCTCGCAAAAGATCTTGGTATTCCGACCTCTATCTTGGAGAACGTGCCCTGGATCTTGTGGTACATATGGAAAGCTAGAAACGATAAACTTTTTAACGGGAAGGACACTTCCCCTCTGGATACGGTCCAAGTAGCTATCTCGGAAGCAGGCAACTGGAAGCTGGCGCAAATCCTACATTCAAACGAAGAAGAAGTCACGCCACCACTACCGCACGCACAATCCCCCGGCCCTAGATGCTCGATTGATGCTTCATGGCATAAAGACGATGCACTATTTGGCGGAGGTATGGTCCTTTTGAACGAGGAAGGGGACACGATCACCGGTTCATTCTCTAGTAACCGGGGTCTCACCCCCCTACACGCAGAGCTTCAAACTTTGCTGTGGACTATGAAGTCCTCACTTCAAATGGATCAACTAGATATGACCTTTGAGACAGACTGTCAGCAAATGGTCAAGATCATAACCGACGAAAAAGAAGACGACTGGCCAGCTTTATTGGTCGAACTTGAAGAGTTTCATCACCTTCGTTCTATGTTTAATTTTTGCTATCTACGTTTTATTCCCCGTTCTTGTAATATCCGGGCCGATGCTCTTGCCAAAGATGCTCGAACTCGTGGTAAAATCTTTTCCCATGTAAACCCAAGAATTCCGAATCGGATGGCTCAAACCAACCAATCGGAAATTCCTTAA
- the LOC108813553 gene encoding cell division cycle protein 27 homolog B: MEAMLVDCVRNSLSHFVYKNAIFMCERLCAEFPSEVNLQLLATSYLQNNQAYSAYHLLKGTQMAQSRYLFALSCYQMDLLNEAESSLCPVNEPGAEIPNGAAGHYLLGLIYKYTDRRKNAAQQFKQALTLDPLLWAAYEELCILGAAEEATAVFGETAALSIQKQYMQQMQTSIGLNTYNEERNTTSAKTTSSEDYSPRQPKHTQGHGLKDISGNFHSHGLNGGVSNMTFYNTPSPVAAQLSGMAPPPLFRNFQPAVSNQNSLTTDNSPKSTVNSTIQAPAPRRKFVDEGKLRKISGRLFSDSGPRRSSRLSADLGANTNASVATVSGNGNNTSKYLGSSKLSSLGLRSVTLRKGNSWANENMDEGVRSESFDDSRPNTASTTASMASSDAKSCDQEDEIMSQKITIGVSEILSLLRTLGEGCRLSYMYKCQEALDTYMKLPHKHYNTGWVLSQVGKAYFELIDYLEAEKAFRLARQASPYSLEGMDIYSTVLYHLKEDMKLSYLAQELISTDRLAPQSWCAMGNCYSLQKDHETALKNFLRAVQLNPRFAYAHTLCGHEYATLEDFENGMKSYQNALRVDTRHYNAWYGLGMIYLRQEKLEFSEHHFRMAFLINPSSSVIMSYLGTALHALKRSEEALEIMEHAILADRKNPLPMYQKANILVCLERLDEALEVLEELKEYAPSESSVYALMGRIYKRRNMHDKAMLHFGLALDMKPPATDVAAIKAAMEKLHVPDEIDESP, from the exons ATGGAAGCTATGCTAGTGGACTGTGTACGCAACAGCCTCAGTCATTTTGTGTACAAGAATGCCATTTTCATGTGCGAGCGTCTCTGCGCCGAGTTTCCCTCCGAG GTTAATCTGCAGCTATTAGCCACCAGTTACCTTCAGAATAATCAAGCTTACAGTGCCTATCATCTGCTCAAGG GAACACAAATGGCTCAGTCTCGGTACTTGTTCGCGTTATCTTGCTACCAGATGGACCTTCTTAATGAAGCTGAATCTTCACTCTGCCCTGTTAATGAACCTGGTGCGGAG ATCCCAAACGGTGCAGCAGGTCATTACCTTCTTGGACTTATTTACAA GTATACTGATAGAAGGAAGAACGCCGCTCAACAATTTAAGCAGGCTTTGACGCTGGATCCTCTACTTTGGGCTGCATATGAGGAATTATGCATACTAG GTGCTGCTGAGGAAGCAACTGCTGTTTTTGGTGAAACTGCTGCTCTCTCCATCCAAAAGCAGTACATGCAACAAATGCAAACTTCGATCGGCTTAAACACGTACAATGAGGAACGTAATACGACTTCAGCTAAAACCACGAGTTCTGAAGATTACAGTCCAAGGCAGCCCAAGCACACACAAGGCCACGGCCTTAAAGATATCTCTGGAAATTTCCATTCTCACGGTCTTAATGGAGGTGTTTCAAACATGACATTCTATAATACCCCTTCGCCAGTGGCTGCACAG CTATCCGGTATGGCTCCACCACCACTTTTCCGAAATTTTCAGCCGGCTGTCTCAAATCAAAATTCCCTTACTACTGACAATTCCCCAAAGTCCACCGTTAACTCTACTATTCAAGCACCTGCACCCAGAAGAAAATTTGTAGACGAAGGAAAGCTGCGTAAG ATTTCGGGCAGGCTGTTTTCTGATTCTGGTCCACGAAGGAGTTCTAGACTCTCTGCTGATTTAGGTGCAAACACTAATGCAAGTGTTGCAACAGTAAGCGGAAATGGGAACAACACTTCCAAGTATTTGGGAAGTTCTAAACTGAGTTCTTTGGGACTTCGCTCTGTTACACTTCGGAAGGGGAATTCTTGGGCAAACGAAAACATGGATGAAG GGGTTCGTAGCGAATCTTTTGATGATTCAAGGCCTAATACTGCCTCAACGACTGCTTCTATGGCTTCCAGTGATGCTAAATCctgtgatcaagaagatgaAATAATGTCGCAAAAAATCACAATTGGTGTTTCAGAAATATTAAGCCTCCTAAGGACACTCGGGGAAGGGTGTAGACTGTCGTACATGTACAAGTGTCAG GAGGCACTGGATACGTATATGAAACTTCCACATAAGCATTATAATACAGGATGGGTTCTTTCCCAG GTGGGGAAAGCATACTTTGAATTAATAGACTATTTAGAAGCTGAAAAAGCATTCCGTCTTGCCCGCCAGGCTTCTCCTTATAGCTTAGAAGGAATGGATATTTACTCTACGGTCCTCTAC CATTTGAAGGAAGATATGAAGCTTAGTTACTTGGCTCAGGAACTAATATCAACAGATCGCTTAGCTCCGCAATCTTG GTGTGCTATGGGAAACTGTTATAGTTTGCAAAAAGACCATGAGACTGCACTGAAGAACTTCCTACGAGCTGTACAACTGAATCCAAGATTTGCATATGCACATACTTTATGTGGCCACGA ATACGCAACTCTAGAAGATTTTGAGAACGGAATGAAAAGTTACCAAAACGCACTTCGTGTGGACACAAGACACTATAACGCATGGTATGGGCTTGGGATGATCTACCTACGTCAAGAGAAGTTAGAGTTCTCAGAGCATCACTTCAGAATGGCCTTCTTAATAAACCCGAGTTCCTCTGTTATAATGTCTTATTTGGGGACAGCTCTGCATGCCTTAAAG AGAAGCGAGGAAGCGTTAGAGATAATGGAGCATGCTATATTAGCAGACAGGAAGAATCCTCTTCCAATGTACCAGAAAGCTAACATACTTGTCTGCTTAGAAAGATTAGATGAAGCGCTAGAAGTTCTGGAGGAGCTTAAAGAGTATGCGCCTTCAGAGAGCAGCGTCTACGCTTTAATGGGCAGGATCTATAAGCGGCGAAACATGCACGATAAAGCCATGCTTCATTTCGGTCTCGCTTTGGATATGAAACCGCCTGCAACTGATGTTGCTGCAATAAAG GCTGCAATGGAGAAACTGCATGTTCCGGATGAGATTGATGAGAGCCCATAG
- the LOC130495662 gene encoding uncharacterized protein LOC130495662, whose product MRTKLRARYIPSHYPRDLLKRFRKLSQGTKSVEEYFEEFEALRNRLEVDESEASMMSQFLEGLNDRIARKVERQPYEDFNDLLHYAVQAEGHIKRKNAATSRSKPAWSQPGSKGTEKNKSIEVENRFKKNQADTTRAGSSDQGKGQVQNQRTRDITGFKCQGKGHYARDCPNKRVMVLKADGEYESQDEAELDMVESGDEIVDYADTGELLVTRRSLSALFDPETVQRENIFHTRCTVEQKLGLVKTPHPRPYRLKWLNDETELKIAEQVVVSFSIGKYHDQVKCDVVPMQAGHILLGSPWQFDKEAIHHGRTNIYSFNHNNKKHSLAPLSPQDVHDMQKAMDQSSKEGCFAGFEVQDVPAEVQVLMDQYKDVFPEEIPAGLPPIRGIEHQIDFVPGAPLPNRAAYRVNPEEAKELERQVQDLMDKGYIRESLSPCSVPGLKVDEEKIKAIQDWPTPTTIGHVCSFHGLASFYRRFVKDFSTIAAPMTSVIKKNVSFTWGPAQEDSFNQLKYSLTHAPVLTLPNFDKTFEIECDASDHETLKHLRGQTTLKKRHARWLEFVETFPYVIKYKKGKDNVVADALSRCHTLITTMEAKILGFEHIKLAYATDPDFSELYASTTRGVVGPFYQHDGFLFKEKRLCIPQGTMRDLLTREAHSGGMMGHFGRTKTLDVLTEHFYWPRMRRYVESLCAKCTFCIKTKSLSHPYGLHMPLHIPNTPWVDISMDFSNDASQTANSFFKEVVRLHGVPRTIVSDRDTKFLSHFWRTLWKKLGTKLLFSTTCHPQTDGQTEVVNRTLSQPLRATVGKYLRNWLSCLPFIEFAYNHAKHSITNQSPFEVVYGFNPEIPLDFKPLPPDMQVSQSGVDRAEFVKSMHQQVQKTLETKADRNQVKLNKNRKEVLFKPGDLSKLAPRGDGPFRVLEKINDNAYKLELPGEFKVSPTFNVADLAPYLEDEEEVLRTKPTQGGGDVVVTQAEVPQVHKGPTTRSGSARLRNGFTKAVQELIDQDLKQLLIQEMSGLKIEDPTGSIEVQDQPGPIQFSSIVHNRTGLILSTFNLNPSNQPISG is encoded by the exons ATGCGAACCAAACTCCGAGCGAGGTACATTCCATCACATTATCCTAGAGATTTACTAAAACGTTTTCGTAAGTTGTCTCAGGGAACTAAGTCCGTGGAGgagtactttgaagagtttgaggccCTAAGGAACCGATTGGAAGTGGACGAGTCTGAGGCGTCCATGATGTCGCAGTTCTTGGAGGGACTGAACGATCGGATTGCACGGAAGGTGGAGCGCCAGCCGTATGAGGACTTCAATGATCTCTTGCACTATGCCGTCCAGGCTGAGGGCCATATCAAGAGAAAGAATGCGGCCACTAGCCGGAGCAAGCCTGCGTGGTCTCAACCAGGTTCCAAAGGTACTGAAAAGAACAAATCCATAGAAGTGGAgaaccggttcaagaagaaccaagctGACACAACTAGAGCCGGTTCATCTGACCAAGGTAAGGGTCAAGTTCAAAATCAGAGAACCCGTGATATTACTGGTTTTAAGTGTCAGGGAAAGGGACATTACGCTAGGGATTGCCCAAACAAGCGTGTGATGGTCCTTAAGGCCGATGGTGAGTACGAGTCGCAGGACGAGGCCGAGTTGGACATGGTTGAATCTGGTGACGAGATTGTAGACTATGCTGACACTGGAGAGTTACTTGTGACCAGACGATCCCTCAGTGCCCTCTTTGATCCTGAAACcgtacaaagagaaaacatctttcacACAAGATGTACtgtggaacaaaag ctaggtttgGTCAAGACGCCCCATCCTAGACCATATAGGCTCAAGTGGCTTAATGATGAGACCGAGCTTAAAATAGCCGAGCAAGTTGTTGTGTCTTTTAGtattggtaagtaccacgaCCAGGTGAAGTGTGATGTAGTCCCCATGCAAGCCGGCCATATTCTCCTAGGGAGTCCGTGGCAATTTGACAAAGAGGCCATCCACCATGGCCGGACCAACATCTACAGCTtcaaccacaacaacaagaagcatAGCCTAGCACCACTCAGTCCACAAGATGTTCATGATATGCAAAAGGCAATGGACCAGTCCagcaag gaaggttgttttgcaggttttgaGGTCCAAGACGTACCAGCTGAGGTACAAGTCCTTATGGACCAGTACAAGGATGTCTTCCCTGAAGAGATACCAGCCGGACTACCCCCCATCCGCGGAATAGaacatcagattgactttgtaccAGGCGCGCCCTTACCAAACCGAGCTGCGTACCGAGTTAatcccgaggaggccaaggagttggagaggcAGGTCCAAGACCTTATGGACAAGGGCTACATTCGTGAGAGCCTCAGCCCATGCTCGGTTCCG ggactGAAGGTCGATGAGGAGAAGATCAAGGCGATACAAGATTGGCCCACCCCGACCACGATTGGACATGTCTGCAGTTTCCATGGTCTGGCCAGTTTTTATCGACGGTTTGTCAAGGATTTCAGTACCATTGCTGCTCCCATGACatctgtgatcaagaagaatgtatcTTTTACTTGGGGACCTGCCCAAGAAGATTCTTTTAATCAACTTAAATATAGTCTGACTCATGCACCAGTCCTTACTCTGCCTAACTTcgacaaaacttttgagattgagtGTGATGCATCAG atcatgagacccttaaacaCTTGAGAGGCCAAACCACACTCAAGAAGAGGCATGCTAGGTGGTTAGAATTCGTGGAGACATTTCCCTatgtcatcaagtacaagaagggaaaGGACAACGTAGTGGCCGACGCCCTCTCTAGATGCCACACTCTCATCACTACCATGGAGGCtaagattttgggttttgaacaTATTAAACTTGCTTATGCTACTGACCCTGATTTTTCAGAACTCTATGCTAGTACCACCAGAGGTGTTGTAGGTCCATTCTACCAGCATGATGGGTTTCTATTCAAGGAAAAAAGGCTTTGCATTCCTCAAGGAACCATGCGAGATTTACTAACCCGGGAAGCACATAGTGGCGGCATGATGGGTCACTTTGGCCGGACCAAGACCCTAGATGTTCTCActgaacacttctactggccgagaATGAGACGCTATGTCGAGAGCCTTTGCGCCAAATGCACTTTCTGCATAAAGACTAAGTCTCTATCTCACCCTTATGGTTTACATATGCCTTTACATATTCCTAACACACCATGGGTGGACatctctatggacttt TCCAATGATGCTAGCCAAACCGCCAACTCGTTTTTCAAGGAAGTGGTACGCTTACATGGAGTGCCAAGAACCATTGTGTCCGACCGTGATACCAAGTTCCTTAGCCATTTCTGGCGGACACTGTGGAAGAAACTTGGTACTAAACTTCTTTTCTCCACCACTTGCCACCCACAAACAGATGGCCAAACCGAGGTAGTAAACCGTACTCTCTCTCAACCGTTGAGAGCTACGGTGGGTAAGTATTTGAGAAATTGGTTAAGTTGCTTGCCTtttattgaatttgcttataaccatgccaAGCATTCTATTACTAACCAATCCCCTTTTGAGGTTGTCTATGGCTTTAACCCAGAGATTCCGTTGGACTTCAAACCATTGCCACCGGACATGCAAGTTAGTCAAAGTGGTGTGGACAGGGCTGAATTCGTCAAGAGCATGCACCAGCAGGTTCAGAAGACACTTGAGACTAAGGCTGATAGGAACCAGGTCAAGCTCAACAAAAATCGCAAGGAGGTTCTTTTCAAGCCGGGTGATTTG tccaagctggCGCCTAGGGGAGATGGTCCTTTCCGAGTGTTGGAGAAGATCAAcgacaatgcttacaagctagAGCTACCAGGAGAGTTCAAGGTTTCTCCAACGTTCAATGTTGCTGATTTAGCCCCTTAtcttgaagatgaagaagaagttctGAGGACAAAACCTACTCAAGGGGGAGGGGATGTTGTGGTCACTCAAGCTGAGGTTCCCCAAGTGCATAAGGGTCCGACTACAAGATCAGGTTCAGCAAGGTTAAGGAATGGGTTCACCAAGGCGGTTCAAGAACTGATTGATCAAGATCTCAAACAGTTATTGATTCAAgagatgtctggtttgaagattGAAGACCCGACCGGCTCCATAGAAGTTCAAGATCAGCCCGGTCCGATTCAGTTCTCTTCCATCGTCCATAACCGAACCGGCCTCATCCTctccacattcaatctcaaTCCATCCAACCAACCTATTTCCGGTTAA